One Malaclemys terrapin pileata isolate rMalTer1 chromosome 7, rMalTer1.hap1, whole genome shotgun sequence genomic region harbors:
- the LOC128841331 gene encoding haloacid dehalogenase-like hydrolase domain-containing 5 isoform X2, whose product MLVGPNIPNFGFLFDIDGVLVRGKTPIPAAKKAFQKLVNSQGQFLVPVVFVTNAGNCLRQKKADQLSHILGVPISQDQVVMSHSPLRMFKRYHDKCVLVSGQGPLLDIAKYLGFCQPITIDILRETYPLLDMVDHDRRPKVLHLSAVELPKIEAVVLFGEPVRWETNLQLIIDVLLTGGCPGKPHHQASYPHIPVLACNMDLMWMAEAQSPRFGHGTFMVCLENIYKKITGKELKYEALMGKPSELTYHYAEYLIRMQAAQRHWKKPIQTLYAIGDNLMTDIYGANLYNRYLEEKNSRKGSKGRIQAKVAAGTRSATISQDDEIDHTWQNELAPATATNCRSVLVCTGVYNPHTEVPSDTRESITETVFHGHRDFRFDPALVEPDHIVPDVDAAVDLIYQLENFAPNQDTRTF is encoded by the exons CCCAACATACCTAACTTTGGCTTCCTCTTTGACATTGACGGGGTACTGGTACGAGGAAAGACTCCAAttcctgctgcaaaaaaagcCTTTCAAAAGCTAGTTAATTCTCAGGGACAATTCTTGGTGCCTGTAGTATTTGTCACCAATGCAGGAAACTGTCTTCGCCAGAAGAAAGCTGATCAGTTGTCTCATATTTTGGGAGTGCCG ATTTCACAAGACCAAGTTGTGATGTCTCATAGTCCTTTACGGATGTTCAAACGTTACCATGACAAATGCGTTCTGGTGTCGGGGCAAGGACCACTTCTTGATATTGCCAAATA TCTGGGTTTTTGTCAACCTATTACTATTGATATACTGCGTGAGACATACCCTTTACTGGATATGGTTGACCATGACAGACGGCCTAAAGTTTTG CATTTGTCAGCTGTGGAACTTCCCAAAATTGAGG CTGTTGTTTTGTTTGGCGAACCAGTCAGATGGGAGACTAATCTTCAACTCATAATAGATGTTCTGCTGACGGGTGGCTGTCCTGGAAAGCCACATCATCAAGCCAGTTACCCACATATACCCGTGCTTGCTTGTAATATGGATCTGATGTGGATGGCTGAAGCACAGTCTCCAAG atTTGGGCATGGAACATTCATGGTTTGTTTGGAAAATATTTACAAGAAGATCACTGGCAAAGAACTGAAATATGAGGCCTTGATGGGCAAACCCAGTGAACTGACCTATCACTATGCAGAGTACCTGATTAGGATGCAGGCAGCACAAAGACACTGGAAGAAGCCTATTCAAACTCTTTATGCCATTGG GGACAACCTAATGACTGATATCTATGGTGCTAACCTTTATAATCGCTACCTTGAAGAGAAGAATTCCAGAAAAGGTTCCAAAGGGCGTATCCAGGCCAAAGTTGCTGCTGGGACCAGGTCTGCCACTATTTCTCAGGATGATGAAATAGACCACACTTGGCAAAATGAACTAGCACCTGCTACTGCCACCAATTGTAGGTCTGTTCTTGTTTGTACTGGGGTTTACAATCCTCACACAGAGGTGCCCTCTGACACCAGAGAGAGTATAACTGAGACTGTGTTCCATGGTCACAGAGATTTTAGATTTGATCCTGCTTTGGTAGAGCCAGACCATATTGTACCAGATGTTGATGCTGCTGTAGATCTGATCTACCAACTGGAGAATTTTGCACCTAATCAAGATACTAGAACTTTTTAA
- the LOC128841331 gene encoding haloacid dehalogenase-like hydrolase domain-containing 5 isoform X1 produces MRRVLPPLRRWLGGRPAGPTGLRGLCSAAAGLAAPPPGESGGGTKPNIPNFGFLFDIDGVLVRGKTPIPAAKKAFQKLVNSQGQFLVPVVFVTNAGNCLRQKKADQLSHILGVPISQDQVVMSHSPLRMFKRYHDKCVLVSGQGPLLDIAKYLGFCQPITIDILRETYPLLDMVDHDRRPKVLHLSAVELPKIEAVVLFGEPVRWETNLQLIIDVLLTGGCPGKPHHQASYPHIPVLACNMDLMWMAEAQSPRFGHGTFMVCLENIYKKITGKELKYEALMGKPSELTYHYAEYLIRMQAAQRHWKKPIQTLYAIGDNLMTDIYGANLYNRYLEEKNSRKGSKGRIQAKVAAGTRSATISQDDEIDHTWQNELAPATATNCRSVLVCTGVYNPHTEVPSDTRESITETVFHGHRDFRFDPALVEPDHIVPDVDAAVDLIYQLENFAPNQDTRTF; encoded by the exons CCCAACATACCTAACTTTGGCTTCCTCTTTGACATTGACGGGGTACTGGTACGAGGAAAGACTCCAAttcctgctgcaaaaaaagcCTTTCAAAAGCTAGTTAATTCTCAGGGACAATTCTTGGTGCCTGTAGTATTTGTCACCAATGCAGGAAACTGTCTTCGCCAGAAGAAAGCTGATCAGTTGTCTCATATTTTGGGAGTGCCG ATTTCACAAGACCAAGTTGTGATGTCTCATAGTCCTTTACGGATGTTCAAACGTTACCATGACAAATGCGTTCTGGTGTCGGGGCAAGGACCACTTCTTGATATTGCCAAATA TCTGGGTTTTTGTCAACCTATTACTATTGATATACTGCGTGAGACATACCCTTTACTGGATATGGTTGACCATGACAGACGGCCTAAAGTTTTG CATTTGTCAGCTGTGGAACTTCCCAAAATTGAGG CTGTTGTTTTGTTTGGCGAACCAGTCAGATGGGAGACTAATCTTCAACTCATAATAGATGTTCTGCTGACGGGTGGCTGTCCTGGAAAGCCACATCATCAAGCCAGTTACCCACATATACCCGTGCTTGCTTGTAATATGGATCTGATGTGGATGGCTGAAGCACAGTCTCCAAG atTTGGGCATGGAACATTCATGGTTTGTTTGGAAAATATTTACAAGAAGATCACTGGCAAAGAACTGAAATATGAGGCCTTGATGGGCAAACCCAGTGAACTGACCTATCACTATGCAGAGTACCTGATTAGGATGCAGGCAGCACAAAGACACTGGAAGAAGCCTATTCAAACTCTTTATGCCATTGG GGACAACCTAATGACTGATATCTATGGTGCTAACCTTTATAATCGCTACCTTGAAGAGAAGAATTCCAGAAAAGGTTCCAAAGGGCGTATCCAGGCCAAAGTTGCTGCTGGGACCAGGTCTGCCACTATTTCTCAGGATGATGAAATAGACCACACTTGGCAAAATGAACTAGCACCTGCTACTGCCACCAATTGTAGGTCTGTTCTTGTTTGTACTGGGGTTTACAATCCTCACACAGAGGTGCCCTCTGACACCAGAGAGAGTATAACTGAGACTGTGTTCCATGGTCACAGAGATTTTAGATTTGATCCTGCTTTGGTAGAGCCAGACCATATTGTACCAGATGTTGATGCTGCTGTAGATCTGATCTACCAACTGGAGAATTTTGCACCTAATCAAGATACTAGAACTTTTTAA